Proteins from a single region of Candidatus Thermoplasmatota archaeon:
- a CDS encoding Maf family protein codes for MADPPRILLASASPRRAALLEALRLPIEVRPTRVDETATGPPEAQVVELARRKAAAVLEPGPGWVLAADTLVDRDGVALGQPAGAEEARRMLASLAGRVHRVHTGVAVRRLPDGPIRSGIESASVAFRPRSADAVAAYVATGEPLGKAGAYALQGAAAAWVERLEGDPWTVIGLPARLTLRLLAEAGYPLPAHLAP; via the coding sequence ATGGCCGATCCGCCCCGGATCCTGCTCGCGAGCGCATCCCCCCGCCGGGCCGCCCTCCTCGAGGCTCTCCGCCTCCCGATCGAGGTCCGGCCCACGCGGGTGGACGAGACTGCAACGGGTCCACCCGAAGCGCAAGTGGTCGAGCTCGCGCGGCGGAAGGCCGCCGCGGTCCTCGAACCCGGGCCCGGGTGGGTCCTTGCGGCCGACACGCTTGTCGACCGCGACGGCGTCGCGCTCGGTCAACCCGCCGGCGCCGAGGAGGCCCGCCGGATGCTCGCCTCGCTCGCCGGCCGCGTACACCGCGTCCACACCGGCGTCGCGGTCCGGCGTCTTCCGGACGGTCCGATCCGCTCCGGCATCGAGAGCGCCTCCGTCGCGTTCCGGCCGCGCTCCGCGGACGCGGTCGCCGCCTACGTCGCGACGGGCGAGCCCCTCGGCAAGGCCGGCGCGTACGCGCTCCAGGGCGCCGCGGCCGCGTGGGTGGAGCGCCTTGAGGGCGACCCCTGGACCGTCATCGGCCTCCCCGCGCGCCTCACGTTGCGCCTCCTCGCCGAAGCCGGCTACCCGCTCCCCGCGCACCTCGCGCCGTGA